In Nicotiana tabacum cultivar K326 chromosome 2, ASM71507v2, whole genome shotgun sequence, the following proteins share a genomic window:
- the LOC107775553 gene encoding probably inactive leucine-rich repeat receptor-like protein kinase IMK2, whose product MDRWNTSLSGYYNYPFRFLHFYSIFVVIVFSSIFPIISAGRRSDGVIVTQADFQALKAIKHELIDFRGILTSWNDSGLGACAGGWIGIKCVNGEVIAIQLPWKGLGGRISEKIGQLQALRKLSIHDNVIAGLVPTSLSFLPNLRGVYLFNNRLSGSIPPTIGRSPLLQTLDLSNNQLTGTIPPSLANSTRLYRLNLSYNALSGSIPVSFTQSPSLTFLALEHNNLSGSIPDTWGNVVVNDKSYQLQYLTLDHNLLYGKIPASISKLSMLEEINLSHNQINGTIPDELGALTRLALLDLSNNSINGTIPVSFSNLSALVTLNLKSNLLDNQIPDVIYRLQNLSVLDLSKNKLTGHIPATIGNISRLNSLDLSENNFTGEIPNSLVSLANLTSLDVSYNNLSGVVPSLLSKKFNSSAFVGNLELCGYSPSTLCASPPPQTLPPSPIGGVAKPRHRKLSTKDIILIASGALLVVLLLLCCMLLCCLIRKKANSKAKNGSKASGLATTGRGAKPVPAAAAGAEVESTGGKLVHFDGPFVFTADDLLCATAEIMGKNTYGTAYKATLEDGNQVAVKRLREKITKGQKEFEAEVAELGKIRHPNILALRAYYLGPKGEKLLVYDYMPNGSLSSFLHARGPETTIDWPTRMRIAIGITKGICFLHTKENIIHGNLTSSNILLDELNNPKIADVGLSRLMTSAGNTNVIATAGTLGYRAPELSKIKNASTKTDVYSVGVIILELLTGKSPSEATDGLDLPQWVASIVKEEWTNEVFDVELMRDAPNIGDELLNTLKLALHCVDPTPTARPEAEQVLQKLEEIKPELMLAATSSGDDGAAVQEKSE is encoded by the exons ATGGATAGGTGGAATACTTCACTGAGTGGATATTACAACTACCCTTTTCGAttcttgcatttttattccatttttgtTGTGATtgtgttttcttccattttccctatTATATCAGCTGGGAGGAGGTCAGATGGGGTTATTGTAACTCAAGCTGATTTTCAAGCACTTAAGGCCATTAAACATGAACTGATTGATTTTAGAGGAATCTTGACAAGTTGGAATGATAGTGGTTTAGGAGCTTGTGCTGGTGGATGGATAGGTATAAAGTGTGTTAATGGGGAAGTTATAGCTATACAGTTGCCTTGGAAGGGATTAGGTGGCAGAATCTCTGAAAAAATTGGTCAATTACAAGCTCTTAGAAAGCTTAGTATTCATGACAATGTTATTGCTGGTCttgttccaacttcgttgagttTCCTTCCAAATCTTAGAGGTGTTTATCTTTTCAATAACCGGCTTTCGGGTTCAATCCCACCAACCATTGGCAGATCTCCACTTCTTCAGACTCTTGATCTTAGCAACAATCAGCTCACTGGTACTATCCCTCCTAGTCTTGCAAATTCCACAAGGTTATACAGACTCAACTTGAGCTACAATGCACTTTCAGGTTCAATCCCAGTAAGTTTTACTCAATCCCCTTCTCTTACTTTTCTTGCACTTGAACATAACAATCTTTCTGGCTCTATTCCTGATACTTGGGGTAATGTTGTTGTGAACGATAAGTCTTATCAACTTCAGTATCTTACCCTTGATCACAATCTTTTATATGGGAAAATTCCAGCTTCAATTAGCAAGTTAAGTATGCTTGAGGAGATTAATCTTAGTCATAACCAAATTAATGGGACTATTCCTGATGAATTAGGTGCACTTACAAGGCTTGCTCTTCTTGATTTATCTAATAATTCCATAAATGGAACTATTCCTGTTAGTTTCTCCAATCTTTCAGCTCTTGTTACTTTGAATTTAAAGAGCAATCTTTTGGATAACCAAATCCCAGATGTCATATATAGATTGCAAAATCTTTCAGTGTTGGATTTGAGTAAGAATAAGCTCACTGGCCATATTCCTGCCACCATTGGGAATATTTCTAGGCTCAACTCACTTGATTTATCTGAAAACAATTTCACTGGTGAAATCCCAAActctcttgtttctttggcaaatTTGACTTCTTTGGATGTCTCTTATAACAATCTTTCTGGGGTTGTCCCATCTCTTCTTTCTAAGAAGTTCAATTCAAGTGCTTTTGTTGGAAATCTAGAGCTATGTGGATATAGTCCCTCAACTCTATGTGCTTCACCACCTCCTCAAACTCTTCCTCCTTCTCCTATTGGTGGGGTTGCCAAGCCTCGCCATCGCAAACTTAGTACTAAGGATATCATTCTCATAGCATCTGGAGCACTTCTAGTTGTTCTACTTCTTTTGTGTTGCATGCTACTTTGCTGCTTGATTAGGAAAAAGGCAAATTCGAAAGCAAAAAATGGTAGTAAAGCCAGTGGCTTAGCTACCACAGGGAGAGGTGCAAAGCCGGTTCCAGCAGCAGCAGCAGGTGCTGAAGTTGAATCAACAGGTGGAAAGCTAGTCCATTTCGATGGACCATTCGTGTTCACAGCGGACGACTTGTTATGTGCCACTGCAGAGATAATGGGAAAGAACACTTATGGAACAGCATATAAGGCTACATTAGAGGATGGTAATCAAGTTGCTGTGAAGAGGCTGCGCGAGAAGATCACAAAAGGGCAAAAAGAGTTTGAAGCTGAAGTTGCTGAATTAGGCAAGATTCGACACCCAAATATTTTGGCTCTTAGAGCCTATTACTTGGGACCTAAAGGAGAGAAGCTTCTTGTCTATGACTACATGCCTAATGGAAGTCTCTCATCCTTCCTCCATG CTCGAGGTCCTGAGACAACAATAGACTGGCCTACAAGGATGAGGATTGCTATTGGCATAACAAAAGGCATCTGCTTTTTGCATACCAAAGAAAACATAATACATGGGAATCTTACATCAAGCAACATACTACTTGATGAGCTAAACAACCCAAAGATTGCAGATGTAGGCCTTTCTAGGCTTATGACAAGTGCTGGAAACACCAATGTGATTGCCACTGCAGGCACACTAGGTTATCGTGCACCAGAGCTTTCAAAGATCAAGAATGCAAGTACTAAGACCGATGTCTATAGTGTTGGAGTTATCATTTTGGAGCTCTTAACTGGAAAGTCACCTAGCGAGGCAACAGATGGACTCGATTTGCCACAGTGGGTAGCTTCCATTGTAAAAGAGGAGTGGACTAATGAAGTGTTTGATGTGGAACTTATGAGGGATGCACCTAATATTGGTGATGAATTGCTTAATACTTTGAAACTAGCTTTGCATTGTGTTGATCCAACACCAACTGCTCGGCCTGAAGCTGAGCAAGTACTTCAGAAATTGGAGGAGATTAAACCAGAGCTGATGTTAGCAGCCACCAGTTCTGGAGATGATGGCGCTGCAGTTCAAGAAAAGAGTGAATAA